In Palaemon carinicauda isolate YSFRI2023 chromosome 38, ASM3689809v2, whole genome shotgun sequence, a single window of DNA contains:
- the LOC137630354 gene encoding uncharacterized protein produces MDVLYQHLFNVVLEWIVRNTPLTRLPIQLDNTIVDRLRYADDVELCGEHLPSIEETYVQFKNSPERTGMKINNAKTKIMEVSRTPNLVVDMDFRGSQLEGVSTFKYLGFTITSQNMIQEEVRLRIVAGTRCSWALDNTLRSRILSRPTKTQIYTAIIRPVVLYACETWALTRQLENKRSFSTQYLEADLGTGLG; encoded by the coding sequence ATGGATGTCCTCTACCAACACTTATTTAACGTAGTACTGGAATGGATAGTGCGAAATACACCTCTTACCAGATTACCCATCCAGCTGGATAATACCATTGTAGACAGACTTAGATATGCCGATGATGTGGAACTTTGTGGAGAACATCTACCTAGCATCGAAGAAACATACGTACAGTTTAAAAACAGTCCAGAACGTACaggcatgaaaataaacaatgcaaaaactaagataatggaggTTTCAAGAACACCAAATCTAGTTGTAGATATGGATTTTAGGGGTTCACAACTGGAAGGAGTATCCACATTTAAATATCTTGGCTTCACCATAACATCACAGAACATGATTCAGGAAGAAGTTAGACTAAGGATTGTAGCAGGGACAAGAtgttcatgggcacttgataacACATTAAGATCCAGAATTTTATCTAGgcccacaaaaacacaaatatataccgcCATTATCCGGCCAGTGGTCCTATACGCGTGTGAAACATGGGCACTCACTAGGCAGTTGGAAAATAAACGAAGTTTTTCAACACAGTATCTTGAGGCGGATCTGGGGACCGGTTTGGGATGA